The DNA segment ATGTTGCTGCAAGCACAAGGCGAGTACGACGAAGCCATCGAATCATTCAAAGCGGCTCTAGAGCGACAACCGGATGCCTTACCAGCGAAGGTCAATTTAGGAGCGACTTACATAGCCAAATCAGAACCGGCACTCGCCATTCCGATTTTACGGGAAGCGATCGCACAGAATCCCGAAATGGCAGAAGCACACTACCACTTGGGCAATGCTTTGAAAGCACAGAAGCGCTGGCAAGAGGCTTTGCGTGCTTTCGACACTGCTATCAACCAACAACCGGAACTTGCAGGGGCTTACGCTGGGAAAGGAGATATTTTGCTAGAGCAAGACCGTTTGGCAGAAGCGATCCAAGCCTACGAAACGGCTTTAGAAATGGACCCCCAACTGCAATCAAGAATAACGCCATCACAAGCAGAAATCAATTATAAATTAGGCAAAGCCTATTCCCAGCAAGAGAACTACGAACAAGCCATAGAGAAATACCAGCGCGCTTTGCGTTTTTACCGGGGATTGGAAGCCGAACGAGGGGCAAAAATAGCTGAAGTGCACTACCAACTGGGCAAAGCTTTTCGGGAGCAGCAGCGATATGCCGAAGCGATGGAGCAGTTGGAGCAAGCCTTACAATTGCGTTCGGATTGGGTAAACGCCAAACACCAAATCGCCAAAACCCTATACCAACAGGGAAATACTGAAGAAGCGATCGCGCGCTGGCGAGAAATGATCGACGACCACCCGGATTTTGCCGATGCTTATATCGATTTGGGGCAAGCCTTGCGGGAGAGGTAGGAGCAGCCGAGGGTGGCAGATGTAATTGGTTGTTTTCTCCGATGCCCCAATATTCCCATCCCCCCATGCCATCTTCCCTTCAGCATCGCTTGGCAATACAATAAACAGATACGCGAACAAATAGAAAATTTTACACCGACAATATGTCTACAACGAGTTCTACCGTACGGATTGGTTCCCGTAAAAGCCAGCTAGCGCTCGCCCAGACCTACTGGGTGCAAGAACAACTGCAAAAACATTATGCCGATCGCACCTTTGAAGTCCACACCATGTCCACCCAGGGGGATAAAATTTTAGATGTGGCTTTGGCGAAAATTGGGGATAAGGGATTATTTACCAAAGAACTGGAACAGGGGATGCTCGATAACGAAATTGACTTTGCCGTGCATTCTCTGAAAGACTTGCCCACCCAGCTGCCAGAAGGGCTAACCATTGCCTGCATCACCAGCCGGGAAAATCCAGCGGATGCGTTGGTGGTGCACGAAAAACATCAAGACAAACAACTTGATACCTTACCCGAAGGGGCGGTTATTGGCACTTCTTCCCTGCGTCGTTTGGCACAGTTGCGCCACTATTATCCCCACTTTCACTTCAAAGATATTCGCGGCAATCTCAATACCCGACTTGCCAAACTAGACGCCGGCGACTACGATGCCATCGTGCTGGCAGCAGCGGGATTGGAACGGTTGAATATGGCCCATCGCATCCATCAAATTGTACCTGCTTCGGTGTCCTTGCATGCTGTCGGTCAGGGGGCTTTGGGAATTGAATGCCGTAGCGATCGCAGCGATATTATGGAGATCGTGCGCGCCATTGAAGACAGACCTACGGCGTGGCGCTGTTATGCCGAACGTGCCTTTTTGCGGGAACTTGAAGGGGGCTGCCAGGTTCCCATTGGGGTAAATAGCGACTTGAGGGACAATACCATTACCCTCACCGGTATGGTTGCCAGTTTGGATGGCAAACATTTGCTTAAAGATACCGTCTCCGGCGATTCTTCCCAAGCCGAAGCATTGGGCATTCAACTGGCGGAACGCCTGCGGGAGCAAGGGGCACAAGAAATTTTAGACGAAATTTTCGCCGAAGCCAGGCAAAATTCGTAAAATTGCAGGCATGGCAGTTTTCCCAGCAATTTTCTATAGAATCTGTAGAATATCTAATGACTGATAGTCGCCGAGCATTCTAATATTTGAAAGAACGTACCACCGAGATAGCAGAATGCGAATTCTATTTGTTGCTGCGGAAGTTGCTCCCCTCGCCAAAGTTGGCGGTATGGGTGACGTGGTCGCTTCCCTGCCCAAAGTTTTGCGCCAAATGGGGCACGATGTGCGGATTTTTATGCCGTTTTACGGGTTTTTGCCCGATAAAATGACGTGCCCCCAAGAACCGATTTGGCAGGGTTCGGCAATGTTCCAAGATTTCGATGTTTACGAAACCGTGCTTCCCAACTCGGAAATTCCATTATATCTGTTCGGTCATCTAGCCTTTTTGCCCCGACGGATTTACAAAGGGGAGGATGAAGACTGGCGGTTTACCTTGTTTGCCAACGGGGCGGCGGAATTTGCTTGGAACTACTGGAAACCCGATATTATTCACTGCCACGATTGGCATGCTGGGATGATTCCGGTGTGGATGCACCAGTCGCCCGATATTTGCACAGTTTTTACCATTCACAATTTAGCTTATCAAGGTCCGTGGCGCTGGCGGTTGGAACAGATGACCTGGTGCCCGTGGTATATGGAAGGTCACAATACCATGGCAGCGGCGGTGCAGTTTGCCGATCGCGTGACCACGGTATCGCCTACCTACGCCCAACAAATTCAAACCGTCGCTTACGGAGAAAGCATTGAAGGTTTGCTGTCTTTTATTAGCCAGAAACTCAGCGGCATTCTCAACGGTATTGATATGGATTGGTACAATCCTGAAATCGATAC comes from the Geitlerinema sp. PCC 9228 genome and includes:
- a CDS encoding tetratricopeptide repeat protein; amino-acid sequence: MSARIGYWLAVGVFGAFVGMAGRAATANNDTAVVSPEIAQATGTSLLRRGLSLVEEGKYEQGEELLRMAVRQNPSNPVAYNALGRSLAAQGNLEAAIENYQQALQLNPNYAQAYNNLGVAYKQQGKLESAIATYEQALELNPDLAEAHYNLGLIYYQRGQTQQAKEAFAEALERNADLAGAHNNLGMLLQAQGEYDEAIESFKAALERQPDALPAKVNLGATYIAKSEPALAIPILREAIAQNPEMAEAHYHLGNALKAQKRWQEALRAFDTAINQQPELAGAYAGKGDILLEQDRLAEAIQAYETALEMDPQLQSRITPSQAEINYKLGKAYSQQENYEQAIEKYQRALRFYRGLEAERGAKIAEVHYQLGKAFREQQRYAEAMEQLEQALQLRSDWVNAKHQIAKTLYQQGNTEEAIARWREMIDDHPDFADAYIDLGQALRER
- the hemC gene encoding hydroxymethylbilane synthase; the encoded protein is MSTTSSTVRIGSRKSQLALAQTYWVQEQLQKHYADRTFEVHTMSTQGDKILDVALAKIGDKGLFTKELEQGMLDNEIDFAVHSLKDLPTQLPEGLTIACITSRENPADALVVHEKHQDKQLDTLPEGAVIGTSSLRRLAQLRHYYPHFHFKDIRGNLNTRLAKLDAGDYDAIVLAAAGLERLNMAHRIHQIVPASVSLHAVGQGALGIECRSDRSDIMEIVRAIEDRPTAWRCYAERAFLRELEGGCQVPIGVNSDLRDNTITLTGMVASLDGKHLLKDTVSGDSSQAEALGIQLAERLREQGAQEILDEIFAEARQNS